A window of the Brassica napus cultivar Da-Ae chromosome C5, Da-Ae, whole genome shotgun sequence genome harbors these coding sequences:
- the LOC106397845 gene encoding tetratricopeptide repeat protein 38-like isoform X4, translating to MDKTLRCVRWGYEVNASSDECINAIDSYFHQVLSYGRNWKVILEAPLDDKDCVLGNVLAAHYLSSSDHSKANTYVEAARSNIEQSTPYEKAVFEAVSYLISEDRDYDLALELHTQLLQRFPKDLASLKRAQVLCFYMGQPAPFLSLVQQVLPVNQEESYIHGMLAFPLLELGRMEEAAAASRKGYEINKEDAWAHHCLCHVLQHECKFKEAVEFMEELSESWQSCSSFLYTHNWWHIALCYLEGGSPMSKIEEIYDNHIWKELEKGDAVPPEVYLNAIALLLRLDVGDALKGSFEDRLKLLAARLTDQENWYMSWHLDILIVWALAKVGETSRARELLEGLKLRLSKMNKKKQQVMQKGIQLGEAVYEYAKGNYKQALELLGSDFNAFGYKITGASDEQIDVFNEMWCQLLLKTGQSKTAKEVIRERTKVRDGVPFMWRLLEKSYTMEGNAQAESAGDRAKKLESSYF from the exons ATGGACAAGACACTGAGATGTGTCCGGTGGGGTTACGAGGTTAATGCCTCTTCCGATGAATGCATCAACGCAATTGACTCATACTTTCATCAG GTTCTTAGTTATGGGAGGAACTGGAAAGTGATTCTAGAAGCACCACTCGACGACAAAGATTGTGTCTTGGGCAACGTTTTAGCTGCTCATTACCTTTCCTCATCGGATCATTCCAAAGCTAATACCTATGTTGAAGCTGCAAGATCCAATATT GAACAATCTACACCTTATGAGAAAGCTGTGTTCGAGGCTGTTAGTTATCTCATCTCCGAGGACAGGGATTATGACTTGGCTCTTGAATTGCACACCCAG CTACTTCAAAGATTCCCCAAGGATCTGGCCTCTCTGAAGAGAGCACAGGTGTTATGCTTCTACATGGGACAGCCTGCTCCCTTTCTGAGTCTTGTTCAGCAA GTTCTACCAGTGAATCAAGAAGAGAGTTACATACACGGTATGCTTGCCTTCCCATTGTTAGAACTTGGTCGAATGGAAGAAGCTGCGGCAGCTTCCAGAAAAGGCTATGAGATTAACAAAGAAGACGCCTGGGCACATCACTGT TTGTGTCATGTTCTTCAACATGAATGTAAGTTTAAAGAAGCAGTGGAGTTCATGGAAGAACTCTCAGAATCTTGGCAATCTTGCTCATCCTTCTT GTATACACACAATTGGTGGCATATTGCTCTCTGTTACTTGGAAGGAGGGTCACCAATGAGCAAAATAGAGGAGATTTATGATAATCACATCTGGAAAGAATTGGAGAAAGGCGACGCTGTTCCCCCTGAA GTTTATCTCAATGCTATTGCTTTGTTATTGCGTTTGGATGTAGGAGATGCTCTCAAAGGTTCGTTTGAAGACCGTCTTAAACTCCTTGCAGCTCGTTTGACTGATCAG GAAAACTGGTATATGTCATGGCACCTTGACATATTGATAGTTTGGGCACTGGCCAAGGTTGGAGAGACTTCAAGAGCTCGTGAATTACTCGAGGGTCTGAAGCTCCG ACTATCGAAGATGAACAAGAAGAAACAACAAGTGATGCAGAAAGGGATTCAG CTCGGAGAAGCTGTGTATGAATACGCAAAGGGTAACTACAAACAGGCTCTAGAACTACTTGGTTCAGATTTTAACGCTTTTGGCTACAAG ATCACTGGGGCATCAGATGAACAGATTGATGTTTTCAACGAAATGTGGTGCCAGTTGCTCCTAAAGACAGGCCAATCCAAGACTG cCAAAGAAGTGATAAGAGAGAGGACCAAGGTCAGAGATGGTGTTCCTTTCATGTGGCGTTTGCTG GAGAAGAGTTATACCATGGAAGGCAATGCACAGGCTGAGAGTGCAGGAGATAGAGCTAAGAAGCTGGAATCTTCTTATTTTTAA
- the LOC106397845 gene encoding tetratricopeptide repeat protein 38-like isoform X2 — MPLPMNASTQLTHTFIRFLFDYHPFIANLTKTEDFMVLMCFLWLLVLSYGRNWKVILEAPLDDKDCVLGNVLAAHYLSSSDHSKANTYVEAARSNIEQSTPYEKAVFEAVSYLISEDRDYDLALELHTQLLQRFPKDLASLKRAQVLCFYMGQPAPFLSLVQQVLPVNQEESYIHGMLAFPLLELGRMEEAAAASRKGYEINKEDAWAHHCLCHVLQHECKFKEAVEFMEELSESWQSCSSFLYTHNWWHIALCYLEGGSPMSKIEEIYDNHIWKELEKGDAVPPEVYLNAIALLLRLDVGDALKGSFEDRLKLLAARLTDQENWYMSWHLDILIVWALAKVGETSRARELLEGLKLRLSKMNKKKQQVMQKGIQLGEAVYEYAKGNYKQALELLGSDFNAFGYKITGASDEQIDVFNEMWCQLLLKTGQSKTEVIRERTKVRDGVPFMWRLLEKSYTMEGNAQAESAGDRAKKLESSYF, encoded by the exons ATGCCTCTTCCGATGAATGCATCAACGCAATTGACTCATACTTTCATCAGGTTCCTCTTCGATTATCACCCTTTCATTGCAAACTTAACAAAGACAGAAGATTTTATGGTTCTGATGTGCTTTCTCTGGCTCTTG GTTCTTAGTTATGGGAGGAACTGGAAAGTGATTCTAGAAGCACCACTCGACGACAAAGATTGTGTCTTGGGCAACGTTTTAGCTGCTCATTACCTTTCCTCATCGGATCATTCCAAAGCTAATACCTATGTTGAAGCTGCAAGATCCAATATT GAACAATCTACACCTTATGAGAAAGCTGTGTTCGAGGCTGTTAGTTATCTCATCTCCGAGGACAGGGATTATGACTTGGCTCTTGAATTGCACACCCAG CTACTTCAAAGATTCCCCAAGGATCTGGCCTCTCTGAAGAGAGCACAGGTGTTATGCTTCTACATGGGACAGCCTGCTCCCTTTCTGAGTCTTGTTCAGCAA GTTCTACCAGTGAATCAAGAAGAGAGTTACATACACGGTATGCTTGCCTTCCCATTGTTAGAACTTGGTCGAATGGAAGAAGCTGCGGCAGCTTCCAGAAAAGGCTATGAGATTAACAAAGAAGACGCCTGGGCACATCACTGT TTGTGTCATGTTCTTCAACATGAATGTAAGTTTAAAGAAGCAGTGGAGTTCATGGAAGAACTCTCAGAATCTTGGCAATCTTGCTCATCCTTCTT GTATACACACAATTGGTGGCATATTGCTCTCTGTTACTTGGAAGGAGGGTCACCAATGAGCAAAATAGAGGAGATTTATGATAATCACATCTGGAAAGAATTGGAGAAAGGCGACGCTGTTCCCCCTGAA GTTTATCTCAATGCTATTGCTTTGTTATTGCGTTTGGATGTAGGAGATGCTCTCAAAGGTTCGTTTGAAGACCGTCTTAAACTCCTTGCAGCTCGTTTGACTGATCAG GAAAACTGGTATATGTCATGGCACCTTGACATATTGATAGTTTGGGCACTGGCCAAGGTTGGAGAGACTTCAAGAGCTCGTGAATTACTCGAGGGTCTGAAGCTCCG ACTATCGAAGATGAACAAGAAGAAACAACAAGTGATGCAGAAAGGGATTCAG CTCGGAGAAGCTGTGTATGAATACGCAAAGGGTAACTACAAACAGGCTCTAGAACTACTTGGTTCAGATTTTAACGCTTTTGGCTACAAG ATCACTGGGGCATCAGATGAACAGATTGATGTTTTCAACGAAATGTGGTGCCAGTTGCTCCTAAAGACAGGCCAATCCAAGACTG AAGTGATAAGAGAGAGGACCAAGGTCAGAGATGGTGTTCCTTTCATGTGGCGTTTGCTG GAGAAGAGTTATACCATGGAAGGCAATGCACAGGCTGAGAGTGCAGGAGATAGAGCTAAGAAGCTGGAATCTTCTTATTTTTAA
- the LOC106397845 gene encoding tetratricopeptide repeat protein 38-like isoform X1 produces the protein MPLPMNASTQLTHTFIRFLFDYHPFIANLTKTEDFMVLMCFLWLLVLSYGRNWKVILEAPLDDKDCVLGNVLAAHYLSSSDHSKANTYVEAARSNIEQSTPYEKAVFEAVSYLISEDRDYDLALELHTQLLQRFPKDLASLKRAQVLCFYMGQPAPFLSLVQQVLPVNQEESYIHGMLAFPLLELGRMEEAAAASRKGYEINKEDAWAHHCLCHVLQHECKFKEAVEFMEELSESWQSCSSFLYTHNWWHIALCYLEGGSPMSKIEEIYDNHIWKELEKGDAVPPEVYLNAIALLLRLDVGDALKGSFEDRLKLLAARLTDQENWYMSWHLDILIVWALAKVGETSRARELLEGLKLRLSKMNKKKQQVMQKGIQLGEAVYEYAKGNYKQALELLGSDFNAFGYKITGASDEQIDVFNEMWCQLLLKTGQSKTAKEVIRERTKVRDGVPFMWRLLEKSYTMEGNAQAESAGDRAKKLESSYF, from the exons ATGCCTCTTCCGATGAATGCATCAACGCAATTGACTCATACTTTCATCAGGTTCCTCTTCGATTATCACCCTTTCATTGCAAACTTAACAAAGACAGAAGATTTTATGGTTCTGATGTGCTTTCTCTGGCTCTTG GTTCTTAGTTATGGGAGGAACTGGAAAGTGATTCTAGAAGCACCACTCGACGACAAAGATTGTGTCTTGGGCAACGTTTTAGCTGCTCATTACCTTTCCTCATCGGATCATTCCAAAGCTAATACCTATGTTGAAGCTGCAAGATCCAATATT GAACAATCTACACCTTATGAGAAAGCTGTGTTCGAGGCTGTTAGTTATCTCATCTCCGAGGACAGGGATTATGACTTGGCTCTTGAATTGCACACCCAG CTACTTCAAAGATTCCCCAAGGATCTGGCCTCTCTGAAGAGAGCACAGGTGTTATGCTTCTACATGGGACAGCCTGCTCCCTTTCTGAGTCTTGTTCAGCAA GTTCTACCAGTGAATCAAGAAGAGAGTTACATACACGGTATGCTTGCCTTCCCATTGTTAGAACTTGGTCGAATGGAAGAAGCTGCGGCAGCTTCCAGAAAAGGCTATGAGATTAACAAAGAAGACGCCTGGGCACATCACTGT TTGTGTCATGTTCTTCAACATGAATGTAAGTTTAAAGAAGCAGTGGAGTTCATGGAAGAACTCTCAGAATCTTGGCAATCTTGCTCATCCTTCTT GTATACACACAATTGGTGGCATATTGCTCTCTGTTACTTGGAAGGAGGGTCACCAATGAGCAAAATAGAGGAGATTTATGATAATCACATCTGGAAAGAATTGGAGAAAGGCGACGCTGTTCCCCCTGAA GTTTATCTCAATGCTATTGCTTTGTTATTGCGTTTGGATGTAGGAGATGCTCTCAAAGGTTCGTTTGAAGACCGTCTTAAACTCCTTGCAGCTCGTTTGACTGATCAG GAAAACTGGTATATGTCATGGCACCTTGACATATTGATAGTTTGGGCACTGGCCAAGGTTGGAGAGACTTCAAGAGCTCGTGAATTACTCGAGGGTCTGAAGCTCCG ACTATCGAAGATGAACAAGAAGAAACAACAAGTGATGCAGAAAGGGATTCAG CTCGGAGAAGCTGTGTATGAATACGCAAAGGGTAACTACAAACAGGCTCTAGAACTACTTGGTTCAGATTTTAACGCTTTTGGCTACAAG ATCACTGGGGCATCAGATGAACAGATTGATGTTTTCAACGAAATGTGGTGCCAGTTGCTCCTAAAGACAGGCCAATCCAAGACTG cCAAAGAAGTGATAAGAGAGAGGACCAAGGTCAGAGATGGTGTTCCTTTCATGTGGCGTTTGCTG GAGAAGAGTTATACCATGGAAGGCAATGCACAGGCTGAGAGTGCAGGAGATAGAGCTAAGAAGCTGGAATCTTCTTATTTTTAA
- the LOC106397845 gene encoding tetratricopeptide repeat protein 38-like isoform X3, whose translation MPLPMNASTQLTHTFIRFLFDYHPFIANLTKTEDFMVLSYGRNWKVILEAPLDDKDCVLGNVLAAHYLSSSDHSKANTYVEAARSNIEQSTPYEKAVFEAVSYLISEDRDYDLALELHTQLLQRFPKDLASLKRAQVLCFYMGQPAPFLSLVQQVLPVNQEESYIHGMLAFPLLELGRMEEAAAASRKGYEINKEDAWAHHCLCHVLQHECKFKEAVEFMEELSESWQSCSSFLYTHNWWHIALCYLEGGSPMSKIEEIYDNHIWKELEKGDAVPPEVYLNAIALLLRLDVGDALKGSFEDRLKLLAARLTDQENWYMSWHLDILIVWALAKVGETSRARELLEGLKLRLSKMNKKKQQVMQKGIQLGEAVYEYAKGNYKQALELLGSDFNAFGYKITGASDEQIDVFNEMWCQLLLKTGQSKTAKEVIRERTKVRDGVPFMWRLLEKSYTMEGNAQAESAGDRAKKLESSYF comes from the exons ATGCCTCTTCCGATGAATGCATCAACGCAATTGACTCATACTTTCATCAGGTTCCTCTTCGATTATCACCCTTTCATTGCAAACTTAACAAAGACAGAAGATTTTATG GTTCTTAGTTATGGGAGGAACTGGAAAGTGATTCTAGAAGCACCACTCGACGACAAAGATTGTGTCTTGGGCAACGTTTTAGCTGCTCATTACCTTTCCTCATCGGATCATTCCAAAGCTAATACCTATGTTGAAGCTGCAAGATCCAATATT GAACAATCTACACCTTATGAGAAAGCTGTGTTCGAGGCTGTTAGTTATCTCATCTCCGAGGACAGGGATTATGACTTGGCTCTTGAATTGCACACCCAG CTACTTCAAAGATTCCCCAAGGATCTGGCCTCTCTGAAGAGAGCACAGGTGTTATGCTTCTACATGGGACAGCCTGCTCCCTTTCTGAGTCTTGTTCAGCAA GTTCTACCAGTGAATCAAGAAGAGAGTTACATACACGGTATGCTTGCCTTCCCATTGTTAGAACTTGGTCGAATGGAAGAAGCTGCGGCAGCTTCCAGAAAAGGCTATGAGATTAACAAAGAAGACGCCTGGGCACATCACTGT TTGTGTCATGTTCTTCAACATGAATGTAAGTTTAAAGAAGCAGTGGAGTTCATGGAAGAACTCTCAGAATCTTGGCAATCTTGCTCATCCTTCTT GTATACACACAATTGGTGGCATATTGCTCTCTGTTACTTGGAAGGAGGGTCACCAATGAGCAAAATAGAGGAGATTTATGATAATCACATCTGGAAAGAATTGGAGAAAGGCGACGCTGTTCCCCCTGAA GTTTATCTCAATGCTATTGCTTTGTTATTGCGTTTGGATGTAGGAGATGCTCTCAAAGGTTCGTTTGAAGACCGTCTTAAACTCCTTGCAGCTCGTTTGACTGATCAG GAAAACTGGTATATGTCATGGCACCTTGACATATTGATAGTTTGGGCACTGGCCAAGGTTGGAGAGACTTCAAGAGCTCGTGAATTACTCGAGGGTCTGAAGCTCCG ACTATCGAAGATGAACAAGAAGAAACAACAAGTGATGCAGAAAGGGATTCAG CTCGGAGAAGCTGTGTATGAATACGCAAAGGGTAACTACAAACAGGCTCTAGAACTACTTGGTTCAGATTTTAACGCTTTTGGCTACAAG ATCACTGGGGCATCAGATGAACAGATTGATGTTTTCAACGAAATGTGGTGCCAGTTGCTCCTAAAGACAGGCCAATCCAAGACTG cCAAAGAAGTGATAAGAGAGAGGACCAAGGTCAGAGATGGTGTTCCTTTCATGTGGCGTTTGCTG GAGAAGAGTTATACCATGGAAGGCAATGCACAGGCTGAGAGTGCAGGAGATAGAGCTAAGAAGCTGGAATCTTCTTATTTTTAA
- the LOC106397845 gene encoding tetratricopeptide repeat protein 38-like isoform X7 yields the protein MPLPMNASTQLTHTFIRFLFDYHPFIANLTKTEDFMVLMCFLWLLVLSYGRNWKVILEAPLDDKDCVLGNVLAAHYLSSSDHSKANTYVEAARSNIEQSTPYEKAVFEAVSYLISEDRDYDLALELHTQLLQRFPKDLASLKRAQVLCFYMGQPAPFLSLVQQVLPVNQEESYIHGMLAFPLLELGRMEEAAAASRKGYEINKEDAWAHHCLCHVLQHECKFKEAVEFMEELSESWQSCSSFLYTHNWWHIALCYLEGGSPMSKIEEIYDNHIWKELEKGDAVPPEVYLNAIALLLRLDVGDALKGSFEDRLKLLAARLTDQENWYMSWHLDILIVWALAKVGETSRARELLEGLKLRLSKMNKKKQQVMQKGIQLGEAVYEYAKGNYKQALELLGSDFNAFGYKITGASDEQIDVFNEMWCQLLLKTGQSKTGEELYHGRQCTG from the exons ATGCCTCTTCCGATGAATGCATCAACGCAATTGACTCATACTTTCATCAGGTTCCTCTTCGATTATCACCCTTTCATTGCAAACTTAACAAAGACAGAAGATTTTATGGTTCTGATGTGCTTTCTCTGGCTCTTG GTTCTTAGTTATGGGAGGAACTGGAAAGTGATTCTAGAAGCACCACTCGACGACAAAGATTGTGTCTTGGGCAACGTTTTAGCTGCTCATTACCTTTCCTCATCGGATCATTCCAAAGCTAATACCTATGTTGAAGCTGCAAGATCCAATATT GAACAATCTACACCTTATGAGAAAGCTGTGTTCGAGGCTGTTAGTTATCTCATCTCCGAGGACAGGGATTATGACTTGGCTCTTGAATTGCACACCCAG CTACTTCAAAGATTCCCCAAGGATCTGGCCTCTCTGAAGAGAGCACAGGTGTTATGCTTCTACATGGGACAGCCTGCTCCCTTTCTGAGTCTTGTTCAGCAA GTTCTACCAGTGAATCAAGAAGAGAGTTACATACACGGTATGCTTGCCTTCCCATTGTTAGAACTTGGTCGAATGGAAGAAGCTGCGGCAGCTTCCAGAAAAGGCTATGAGATTAACAAAGAAGACGCCTGGGCACATCACTGT TTGTGTCATGTTCTTCAACATGAATGTAAGTTTAAAGAAGCAGTGGAGTTCATGGAAGAACTCTCAGAATCTTGGCAATCTTGCTCATCCTTCTT GTATACACACAATTGGTGGCATATTGCTCTCTGTTACTTGGAAGGAGGGTCACCAATGAGCAAAATAGAGGAGATTTATGATAATCACATCTGGAAAGAATTGGAGAAAGGCGACGCTGTTCCCCCTGAA GTTTATCTCAATGCTATTGCTTTGTTATTGCGTTTGGATGTAGGAGATGCTCTCAAAGGTTCGTTTGAAGACCGTCTTAAACTCCTTGCAGCTCGTTTGACTGATCAG GAAAACTGGTATATGTCATGGCACCTTGACATATTGATAGTTTGGGCACTGGCCAAGGTTGGAGAGACTTCAAGAGCTCGTGAATTACTCGAGGGTCTGAAGCTCCG ACTATCGAAGATGAACAAGAAGAAACAACAAGTGATGCAGAAAGGGATTCAG CTCGGAGAAGCTGTGTATGAATACGCAAAGGGTAACTACAAACAGGCTCTAGAACTACTTGGTTCAGATTTTAACGCTTTTGGCTACAAG ATCACTGGGGCATCAGATGAACAGATTGATGTTTTCAACGAAATGTGGTGCCAGTTGCTCCTAAAGACAGGCCAATCCAAGACTG GAGAAGAGTTATACCATGGAAGGCAATGCACAGGCTGA
- the LOC106397845 gene encoding tetratricopeptide repeat protein 38-like isoform X5, with the protein MPLPMNASTQLTHTFIRFLFDYHPFIANLTKTEDFMVLMCFLWLLVLSYGRNWKVILEAPLDDKDCVLGNVLAAHYLSSSDHSKANTYVEAARSNIEQSTPYEKAVFEAVSYLISEDRDYDLALELHTQLLQRFPKDLASLKRAQVLCFYMGQPAPFLSLVQQVLPVNQEESYIHGMLAFPLLELGRMEEAAAASRKGYEINKEDAWAHHCLCHVLQHECKFKEAVEFMEELSESWQSCSSFLYTHNWWHIALCYLEGGSPMSKIEEIYDNHIWKELEKGDAVPPEVYLNAIALLLRLDVGDALKGSFEDRLKLLAARLTDQENWYMSWHLDILIVWALAKVGETSRARELLEGLKLRLSKMNKKKQQVMQKGIQLGEAVYEYAKGNYKQALELLGSDFNAFGYKITGASDEQIDVFNEMWCQLLLKTGQSKTAKEVIRERTKVRDGVPFMWRLLVKYNNAF; encoded by the exons ATGCCTCTTCCGATGAATGCATCAACGCAATTGACTCATACTTTCATCAGGTTCCTCTTCGATTATCACCCTTTCATTGCAAACTTAACAAAGACAGAAGATTTTATGGTTCTGATGTGCTTTCTCTGGCTCTTG GTTCTTAGTTATGGGAGGAACTGGAAAGTGATTCTAGAAGCACCACTCGACGACAAAGATTGTGTCTTGGGCAACGTTTTAGCTGCTCATTACCTTTCCTCATCGGATCATTCCAAAGCTAATACCTATGTTGAAGCTGCAAGATCCAATATT GAACAATCTACACCTTATGAGAAAGCTGTGTTCGAGGCTGTTAGTTATCTCATCTCCGAGGACAGGGATTATGACTTGGCTCTTGAATTGCACACCCAG CTACTTCAAAGATTCCCCAAGGATCTGGCCTCTCTGAAGAGAGCACAGGTGTTATGCTTCTACATGGGACAGCCTGCTCCCTTTCTGAGTCTTGTTCAGCAA GTTCTACCAGTGAATCAAGAAGAGAGTTACATACACGGTATGCTTGCCTTCCCATTGTTAGAACTTGGTCGAATGGAAGAAGCTGCGGCAGCTTCCAGAAAAGGCTATGAGATTAACAAAGAAGACGCCTGGGCACATCACTGT TTGTGTCATGTTCTTCAACATGAATGTAAGTTTAAAGAAGCAGTGGAGTTCATGGAAGAACTCTCAGAATCTTGGCAATCTTGCTCATCCTTCTT GTATACACACAATTGGTGGCATATTGCTCTCTGTTACTTGGAAGGAGGGTCACCAATGAGCAAAATAGAGGAGATTTATGATAATCACATCTGGAAAGAATTGGAGAAAGGCGACGCTGTTCCCCCTGAA GTTTATCTCAATGCTATTGCTTTGTTATTGCGTTTGGATGTAGGAGATGCTCTCAAAGGTTCGTTTGAAGACCGTCTTAAACTCCTTGCAGCTCGTTTGACTGATCAG GAAAACTGGTATATGTCATGGCACCTTGACATATTGATAGTTTGGGCACTGGCCAAGGTTGGAGAGACTTCAAGAGCTCGTGAATTACTCGAGGGTCTGAAGCTCCG ACTATCGAAGATGAACAAGAAGAAACAACAAGTGATGCAGAAAGGGATTCAG CTCGGAGAAGCTGTGTATGAATACGCAAAGGGTAACTACAAACAGGCTCTAGAACTACTTGGTTCAGATTTTAACGCTTTTGGCTACAAG ATCACTGGGGCATCAGATGAACAGATTGATGTTTTCAACGAAATGTGGTGCCAGTTGCTCCTAAAGACAGGCCAATCCAAGACTG cCAAAGAAGTGATAAGAGAGAGGACCAAGGTCAGAGATGGTGTTCCTTTCATGTGGCGTTTGCTGGTAAAATATAACAATGCATTCTAA
- the LOC106397845 gene encoding tetratricopeptide repeat protein 38-like isoform X6, translating into MPLPMNASTQLTHTFIRFLFDYHPFIANLTKTEDFMVLMCFLWLLVLSYGRNWKVILEAPLDDKDCVLGNVLAAHYLSSSDHSKANTYVEAARSNIEQSTPYEKAVFEAVSYLISEDRDYDLALELHTQLLQRFPKDLASLKRAQVLCFYMGQPAPFLSLVQQVLPVNQEESYIHGMLAFPLLELGRMEEAAAASRKGYEINKEDAWAHHCLCHVLQHECKFKEAVEFMEELSESWQSCSSFLYTHNWWHIALCYLEGGSPMSKIEEIYDNHIWKELEKGDAVPPEVYLNAIALLLRLDVGDALKGSFEDRLKLLAARLTDQENWYMSWHLDILIVWALAKVGETSRARELLEGLKLRLSKMNKKKQQVMQKGIQLGEAVYEYAKGNYKQALELLGSDFNAFGYKITGASDEQIDVFNEMWCQLLLKTGQSKTEVIRERTKVRDGVPFMWRLLVKYNNAF; encoded by the exons ATGCCTCTTCCGATGAATGCATCAACGCAATTGACTCATACTTTCATCAGGTTCCTCTTCGATTATCACCCTTTCATTGCAAACTTAACAAAGACAGAAGATTTTATGGTTCTGATGTGCTTTCTCTGGCTCTTG GTTCTTAGTTATGGGAGGAACTGGAAAGTGATTCTAGAAGCACCACTCGACGACAAAGATTGTGTCTTGGGCAACGTTTTAGCTGCTCATTACCTTTCCTCATCGGATCATTCCAAAGCTAATACCTATGTTGAAGCTGCAAGATCCAATATT GAACAATCTACACCTTATGAGAAAGCTGTGTTCGAGGCTGTTAGTTATCTCATCTCCGAGGACAGGGATTATGACTTGGCTCTTGAATTGCACACCCAG CTACTTCAAAGATTCCCCAAGGATCTGGCCTCTCTGAAGAGAGCACAGGTGTTATGCTTCTACATGGGACAGCCTGCTCCCTTTCTGAGTCTTGTTCAGCAA GTTCTACCAGTGAATCAAGAAGAGAGTTACATACACGGTATGCTTGCCTTCCCATTGTTAGAACTTGGTCGAATGGAAGAAGCTGCGGCAGCTTCCAGAAAAGGCTATGAGATTAACAAAGAAGACGCCTGGGCACATCACTGT TTGTGTCATGTTCTTCAACATGAATGTAAGTTTAAAGAAGCAGTGGAGTTCATGGAAGAACTCTCAGAATCTTGGCAATCTTGCTCATCCTTCTT GTATACACACAATTGGTGGCATATTGCTCTCTGTTACTTGGAAGGAGGGTCACCAATGAGCAAAATAGAGGAGATTTATGATAATCACATCTGGAAAGAATTGGAGAAAGGCGACGCTGTTCCCCCTGAA GTTTATCTCAATGCTATTGCTTTGTTATTGCGTTTGGATGTAGGAGATGCTCTCAAAGGTTCGTTTGAAGACCGTCTTAAACTCCTTGCAGCTCGTTTGACTGATCAG GAAAACTGGTATATGTCATGGCACCTTGACATATTGATAGTTTGGGCACTGGCCAAGGTTGGAGAGACTTCAAGAGCTCGTGAATTACTCGAGGGTCTGAAGCTCCG ACTATCGAAGATGAACAAGAAGAAACAACAAGTGATGCAGAAAGGGATTCAG CTCGGAGAAGCTGTGTATGAATACGCAAAGGGTAACTACAAACAGGCTCTAGAACTACTTGGTTCAGATTTTAACGCTTTTGGCTACAAG ATCACTGGGGCATCAGATGAACAGATTGATGTTTTCAACGAAATGTGGTGCCAGTTGCTCCTAAAGACAGGCCAATCCAAGACTG AAGTGATAAGAGAGAGGACCAAGGTCAGAGATGGTGTTCCTTTCATGTGGCGTTTGCTGGTAAAATATAACAATGCATTCTAA